One candidate division WOR-3 bacterium genomic window carries:
- a CDS encoding MBL fold metallo-hydrolase, translated as MKFGSFELILISDGSFLLDGGTMFGVVPKVLWQKIWQPDDLNRIEIPLNCLLIKTPQANILVDTGIGNKLDNKFREIYCVKQVTDLAHELAKHGVKFEDVDFVVNTHLHFDHCGWNTILSASDTVIPAFPNARYVIQKQEWYDANHPNERTRASYIKENYLPLEGAGLLKLVDGDSEIIPGVRVLNTIGHTKGHQSVLIESGGKKAIYWGDFMPTSAHLRIPYHTSFDLYPMELVELKKKYLRRAIDENWLMIFEHDPNVGFGYLVEEGGKPVLKPVVPEE; from the coding sequence TTGAAATTCGGGTCCTTTGAACTCATTCTGATATCCGATGGTTCGTTTCTTCTTGATGGTGGAACGATGTTTGGTGTGGTTCCCAAGGTCCTGTGGCAAAAAATCTGGCAACCCGATGATTTGAATCGTATTGAAATACCCCTCAACTGTCTTTTAATAAAGACGCCCCAGGCAAATATTTTGGTGGATACCGGTATTGGCAATAAACTTGATAATAAATTCCGGGAAATTTATTGTGTAAAGCAGGTGACCGATTTAGCACATGAGTTGGCAAAACACGGAGTAAAATTCGAAGATGTGGATTTTGTGGTTAACACCCATCTTCATTTTGATCATTGCGGTTGGAATACAATCTTGTCTGCTTCTGATACGGTGATTCCAGCATTTCCAAATGCTCGGTATGTAATCCAGAAGCAGGAATGGTATGATGCAAATCATCCCAATGAGCGAACCCGGGCGAGTTATATTAAAGAAAATTATCTTCCCCTTGAGGGAGCCGGACTATTGAAGTTAGTTGACGGCGATTCCGAAATCATCCCTGGTGTGAGGGTGCTTAATACCATTGGACATACCAAAGGGCATCAATCGGTGCTTATTGAATCCGGGGGTAAAAAGGCGATATATTGGGGCGATTTTATGCCGACATCAGCCCACTTGAGGATTCCCTATCATACCAGTTTTGATCTTTATCCAATGGAACTTGTGGAATTGAAGAAAAAATATCTCCGTAGGGCAATTGATGAAAACTGGTTGATGATTTTTGAGCATGATCCCAATGTTGGGTTTGGGTATTTGGTAGAGGAAGGAGGAAAACCCGTTCTCAAACCGGTGGTTCCAGAAGAGTGA
- a CDS encoding cobalamin B12-binding domain-containing protein — translation MTKKIRVLIGKPGLDGHDRGAKVVAAALRDAGMEVIYTGLHQTCEAIVEAAIQEDVDLIGLSILSGAHMTIFPKVLKLLKERKANIPVIGGGIIPQDDVKKLEKMGVKKIFGPGTPTSEIVEWINNNIGKTVEKSSKGRKAKKVRS, via the coding sequence ATGACCAAAAAAATTCGCGTTCTGATCGGGAAACCCGGGCTTGATGGGCATGACCGGGGTGCGAAAGTAGTGGCAGCGGCCTTAAGAGATGCCGGCATGGAAGTGATTTATACCGGTCTGCATCAGACCTGTGAGGCAATCGTGGAAGCCGCAATCCAAGAAGATGTGGATTTGATTGGCTTGTCAATACTTTCTGGTGCTCATATGACAATATTCCCCAAAGTGCTGAAGTTGCTAAAGGAAAGAAAAGCAAATATTCCGGTAATCGGAGGCGGTATAATTCCGCAAGATGATGTTAAAAAACTGGAAAAAATGGGGGTTAAGAAGATATTTGGTCCGGGTACGCCCACCTCCGAAATTGTGGAGTGGATAAATAATAACATTGGTAAAACGGTTGAAAAATCTTCAAAGGGGCGGAAAGCAAAAAAGGTCCGCTCTTAA
- a CDS encoding DUF6800 family protein: MKKGQVRQTELHQREKRREKTNRLRIKYLNAQTEEERKAILEKLMRVNPYITLEQFLKPIEKKLNKTEKKEQN; this comes from the coding sequence ATGAAAAAAGGGCAGGTGCGTCAAACGGAATTACATCAAAGAGAAAAGAGACGCGAAAAGACAAATCGTTTGCGCATTAAATATTTGAATGCGCAAACCGAAGAAGAACGTAAAGCGATACTGGAAAAACTAATGAGGGTTAATCCTTATATCACCCTTGAACAATTTCTGAAACCAATCGAAAAGAAATTAAACAAAACAGAAAAGAAGGAGCAAAATTGA
- a CDS encoding methylmalonyl-CoA mutase family protein, producing MAESRKKQWEEKYKSCPERDAKFTTISGIPLKPLYTPEDLPDFDYERDLGYPGEFPFTRGVQTTMYRGRLWTMRQFSGMGTPKDTNKRYKYLLKHGQTGLSVAFDFPTLYGRDSDDPFSHGEVGRCGVAVDTLRDMEIIFDGIPLDKISTSMTINPPAAMLLAMYIVVGEKQGVPAHLLTGTIQNDMLKEYQAQKTWIYPPEPSMRIITDILAFCSDHVPKWNTISISGYHIREAGATAVQELAFTLANGFTYVEYGIKAGLPVDKFAPRLSFFFNSHLDFFEEIAKFRAARRIWAKVMREKYKAQDPRSWLMRFHTQTAGCTLTAQQPENNIVRTAFEALAAVLGGTQSLHTNSMDETYALPTEKAVKIALRTQQLIAYETGVANVIDPLGGSYYVEYLTNEMERRAYEYFDKINALGGVLPAIEKGFFQKEIAKSAYEYQKAIEKREKYHVGINIFQEEEKPDIEILKIPPEVEEEQIKNLKQVKKERNTAKVKEKLHDLRKAAENGENLMPRILECVRAYATLGEMCNTLKEVFGVYREPIIF from the coding sequence ATGGCGGAATCAAGAAAGAAACAATGGGAAGAAAAATATAAGAGTTGCCCGGAGCGGGATGCAAAATTTACCACCATTTCGGGTATTCCGTTAAAACCGCTTTATACACCTGAGGACCTCCCGGATTTTGATTATGAACGGGATCTTGGCTACCCAGGTGAATTTCCTTTTACTCGAGGTGTCCAGACCACAATGTATCGGGGGAGGTTATGGACAATGCGCCAATTTTCCGGAATGGGAACACCAAAGGATACGAATAAACGATACAAATATCTTTTGAAACACGGTCAGACCGGACTTTCAGTTGCCTTTGATTTTCCAACACTTTATGGCCGTGATTCTGATGATCCGTTTTCTCATGGCGAGGTGGGAAGATGTGGTGTCGCAGTGGATACCTTGAGGGATATGGAGATAATTTTTGATGGTATCCCGCTTGATAAAATCTCCACTTCCATGACGATTAATCCTCCCGCAGCGATGCTTCTTGCGATGTATATAGTGGTCGGTGAGAAACAAGGGGTACCCGCCCATCTCCTCACCGGCACTATCCAGAACGATATGCTAAAGGAATATCAGGCACAGAAGACTTGGATTTACCCTCCCGAACCTTCCATGCGGATTATCACTGATATTCTCGCTTTTTGTTCCGACCATGTACCCAAGTGGAATACGATTTCCATCTCTGGGTATCACATCCGTGAGGCAGGCGCTACCGCAGTCCAAGAACTTGCCTTTACGCTTGCTAATGGTTTTACCTATGTGGAATACGGAATAAAAGCGGGATTGCCCGTTGATAAGTTTGCACCCCGGTTATCTTTTTTCTTTAATTCCCATCTTGATTTCTTTGAAGAAATTGCCAAATTCCGGGCAGCAAGACGTATCTGGGCAAAGGTTATGCGGGAAAAATATAAAGCTCAGGACCCCCGTTCCTGGTTGATGCGTTTCCACACTCAGACTGCGGGTTGTACTTTAACCGCCCAACAACCAGAGAACAACATCGTGCGCACGGCCTTTGAAGCCTTAGCCGCAGTGCTGGGAGGCACCCAATCATTGCATACCAATTCGATGGATGAAACCTATGCTCTGCCGACAGAGAAAGCAGTTAAGATTGCCTTGCGTACTCAACAATTGATTGCCTATGAAACAGGGGTTGCTAATGTCATTGATCCATTGGGTGGGTCTTACTATGTTGAGTATTTAACAAACGAAATGGAAAGACGGGCTTATGAATATTTTGATAAAATCAATGCTCTCGGTGGTGTTTTACCCGCAATTGAAAAAGGATTCTTCCAGAAAGAAATTGCCAAAAGTGCCTACGAATACCAAAAGGCAATTGAAAAAAGAGAGAAATACCATGTGGGGATAAATATATTTCAAGAGGAAGAAAAACCGGATATTGAAATCTTAAAAATACCCCCCGAAGTGGAGGAGGAGCAGATTAAAAATTTAAAACAGGTGAAAAAGGAACGTAATACGGCTAAGGTAAAGGAGAAACTCCATGATTTGCGCAAAGCCGCGGAAAACGGCGAAAATTTAATGCCCCGAATACTGGAATGCGTCCGCGCCTATGCCACCTTGGGCGAGATGTGTAATACCTTAAAAGAAGTATTTGGGGTTTATCGTGAACCGATTATCTTTTAA